From the genome of Bombyx mori chromosome 16, ASM3026992v2, one region includes:
- the LOC101741138 gene encoding uncharacterized oxidoreductase TM_0325 isoform X1 → MSLFTSKKVRIEIFERAIVCGASRGIGAATAIMFAKEGADVIIVGRNEEKLKEVEVECSKFGKKPLVITADLAKDEQVKGIVNKTIDAFGKLDILINNAGILKENDIKSEGFIETFDEVMNTNLRASVLITNVAIPHLIKTRGNIINVSSVAATSTSVVNSVTYKVSKAALNHFTRCIALELAPHGIRANTVSPGPVETDIFETAGIPEALQNYAGQLPLKKVGKKEEVADLILFLASEKAQSITGANYVIDNGWLLN, encoded by the exons atgtcactttttacatcgaaaaaagtcaggatcgaaatttttgagcgagccatagtttgtg GAGCCAGTAGAGGAATAGGCGCAGCAACAGCGATAATGTTCGCTAAAGAAGGGGCTGATGTAATAATTGTTGGAAGAAATGAAGAAAAACTCAAAGAAGTCGAAGTGGAATGTTCTAAATTTGGTAAGAAACCCCTTGTTATTACGGCGGATTTGGCGAAAGATGAGCAAGTTAAAGGTATAGTCAATAAAACTATAGATGCATTCGGAAAACTGgatatattaattaacaatgCTGGCATACTAAAGGAAAATGACATTAAGTCAGAAGGCTTCATAGAGACTTTCGACGAAGTGATGAACACAAACCTAAGAGCTTCTGTATTGATAACCAACGTGGCCATACCACACCTGATCAAAACAAGAGGCAATATCATTAATGTTTCTAGTGTCGCTGCAACTTCAACATCAGTTGTTAATTCTGTTACGTACAAAGTATCTAAAGCCGCCCTCAACCATTTCACTCGCTGCATAGCCTTAGAACTTGCTCCTCATGGCATCCGAGCTAACACAGTGAGCCCTGGCCCTGTGGAAACAGATATTTTCGAAACAGCTGGGATTCCAGAAGCACTACAAAATTATGCAGGACAACTTCCCCTTAAGAAAGTCGGCAAGAAAGAAGAAGTGGCAGATTTGATCTTGTTTTTGGCCAGCGAGAAAGCGCAAAGTATAACCGGAGCGAATTACGTTATAGATAATGGGTGGCTGTTAAACTAA
- the LOC101741281 gene encoding 3-oxoacyl-[acyl-carrier-protein] reductase FabG: MSFTNKVVLITGGGSGIGAATAILFTREDAQVAIVGRTEEKLTKVAEECEKYGKRPLVIKADVSIDEELNTIIDKTVTQYGKLDILVNNAGITVLTKLLDADLVQNFDKIVKVNLRAIVSLSNKAAPHIINTKGSIINVSSILSTKVRGDQIIYGSLKAALDYFTRASALDLAPYGVRVNAVNPGYTKTNLLNFFGQEDIWERLIPRIPLGKCAEASEVGNMILYLASDKAKSVTGSTYVIDNGSMHK, translated from the coding sequence ATGAGTTTCACAAATAAAGTGGTCCTTATTACCGGAGGCGGTTCAGGAATTGGTGCGGCTACAGCTATATTATTTACGAGAGAAGATGCTCAAGTAGCTATCGTAGGCAGAACCGAAGAAAAACTAACTAAAGTTGCTGAAGAATGCGAGAAATACGGAAAAAGACCGCTCGTGATCAAAGCCGATGTCAGCATAGATGAAGAACTCAATACTATAATCGATAAAACAGTTACACAATATGGTAAACTCGATATTTTGGTAAACAACGCGGGAATTACTGTGTTAACTAAGTTGTTAGACGCAGATTTAGTgcaaaattttgacaaaataGTCAAAGTGAATCTACGTGCTATTGTGAGCCTTTCTAACAAAGCTGCACCTCACATCATCAACACCAAAGGATCTATTATCAACGTATCTAGTATATTAAGCACTAAAGTCAGAGGTGATCAAATAATATATGGATCTTTAAAAGCAGCGTTAGATTACTTCACTCGTGCATCAGCTCTGGACTTGGCTCCGTATGGAGTTAGAGTCAATGCTGTTAATCCAGGATATACTAAAACAAATCTACTGAATTTCTTTGGACAGGAGGATATCTGGGAAAGATTAATACCAAGAATACCGTTAGGTAAATGCGCAGAAGCTAGTGAAGTTGGGAATATGATCCTTTATTTGGCGAGCGATAAAGCGAAAAGCGTAACAGGATCTACGTACGTGATAGATAATGGTAGTATGCACAAGTAA
- the LOC101737618 gene encoding LOW QUALITY PROTEIN: 3-oxoacyl-[acyl-carrier-protein] reductase FabG-like (The sequence of the model RefSeq protein was modified relative to this genomic sequence to represent the inferred CDS: deleted 2 bases in 1 codon): MSFYNKVVLITGASRGIGAATAILFAKEGADVVIVGRNEEKLKEVEEECSKLGETPYYYDIALVLAAHGVRANTVSPGPVETDIFESAGIPEALQNYPGQLPLKKVGKKEEVADLILFLASEKAKSITGSNYITDNGLLLN, encoded by the exons ATGAGTTTCTACAATAAAGTGGTATTAATCACCGGAGCCAGTAGAGGAATAGGAGCAGCCACAGCGATATTGTTCGCTAAAGAAGGGGCTGATGTAGTAATTGTGGGAAGAAATGAAGAAAAACTCAAAGAAGTCGAAGAGGAATGTTCTAAATTGGGC GAAACCCCTTATTATTACGACATAGCTTTAGTACTTGCTGCTCATGGCGTCCGAGCTAACACAGTGAGCCCTGGCCCTGTGGAAACAGATATTTTCGAATCAGCTGGAATTCCAGAAGCACTACAAAATTATCCAGGACAACTTCCCCTTAAGAAAGTCGGCAAGAAAGAAGAAGTGGCAGATTTGATCTTATTTTTGGCCAGCGAGAAAGCGAAAAGTATAACCGGCTCGAATTATATAACGGATAATGGATTACTATTGAATTAA
- the LOC101741138 gene encoding uncharacterized oxidoreductase TM_0325 isoform X2 gives MFAKEGADVIIVGRNEEKLKEVEVECSKFGKKPLVITADLAKDEQVKGIVNKTIDAFGKLDILINNAGILKENDIKSEGFIETFDEVMNTNLRASVLITNVAIPHLIKTRGNIINVSSVAATSTSVVNSVTYKVSKAALNHFTRCIALELAPHGIRANTVSPGPVETDIFETAGIPEALQNYAGQLPLKKVGKKEEVADLILFLASEKAQSITGANYVIDNGWLLN, from the coding sequence ATGTTCGCTAAAGAAGGGGCTGATGTAATAATTGTTGGAAGAAATGAAGAAAAACTCAAAGAAGTCGAAGTGGAATGTTCTAAATTTGGTAAGAAACCCCTTGTTATTACGGCGGATTTGGCGAAAGATGAGCAAGTTAAAGGTATAGTCAATAAAACTATAGATGCATTCGGAAAACTGgatatattaattaacaatgCTGGCATACTAAAGGAAAATGACATTAAGTCAGAAGGCTTCATAGAGACTTTCGACGAAGTGATGAACACAAACCTAAGAGCTTCTGTATTGATAACCAACGTGGCCATACCACACCTGATCAAAACAAGAGGCAATATCATTAATGTTTCTAGTGTCGCTGCAACTTCAACATCAGTTGTTAATTCTGTTACGTACAAAGTATCTAAAGCCGCCCTCAACCATTTCACTCGCTGCATAGCCTTAGAACTTGCTCCTCATGGCATCCGAGCTAACACAGTGAGCCCTGGCCCTGTGGAAACAGATATTTTCGAAACAGCTGGGATTCCAGAAGCACTACAAAATTATGCAGGACAACTTCCCCTTAAGAAAGTCGGCAAGAAAGAAGAAGTGGCAGATTTGATCTTGTTTTTGGCCAGCGAGAAAGCGCAAAGTATAACCGGAGCGAATTACGTTATAGATAATGGGTGGCTGTTAAACTAA
- the LOC101737760 gene encoding 3-oxoacyl-[acyl-carrier-protein] reductase FabG produces the protein MSYVGKVVLVTGGSAGIGAEIAVHFAREGADVAIVGRNAENLHKVAARCAKVGKLAFVIKADLSQDEDVRFIVKKTVEHCDRLDILVNNAAILKSSSIFTEDLMEAIDDIFKVNLRAVIQLTQLAVPHLTKTKGNIINISSILATSTLSCPQFLPYSVMKAGLEHFTRFSALELAPSGIRVNAVCPGPVKTEILNNAGIERPCEKWEKLSPLKRIAQPEDVAEVVLFLANAKSVTGSYYVIDNGLKISF, from the coding sequence ATGAGCTACGTAGGTAAAGTGGTGTTGGTTACTGGAGGCAGCGCTGGAATAGGTGCTGAAATAGCTGTACATTTCGCTAGAGAAGGCGCCGACGTGGCTATAGTTGGGAGAAATGCTGAAAATCTTCATAAAGTTGCAGCCCGATGCGCGAAAGTAGGCAAACTAGCTTTCGTAATAAAAGCAGATCTTTCACAGGATGAAGACGTGAGATTTATTGTGAAGAAGACCGTGGAACATTGCGACCGATTGGATATCCTTGTTAATAACGCAGCGATACTGAAATCGTCATCCATATTTACTGAGGACTTAATGGAAGCAATTGATGATATATTCAAGGTGAATCTACGTGCAGTTATACAACTTACTCAATTGGCTGTACCACACCTGACAAAGACCAAAGGAAACATAATCAACATATCAAGCATATTGGCTACATCTACGCTATCATGTCCACAGTTTTTACCATACAGCGTAATGAAGGCTGGTTTAGAGCACTTTACCAGATTTTCAGCATTAGAACTTGCCCCATCCGGGATAAGAGTAAACGCCGTATGTCCCGGACCGGTGAAAACGGAGATTTTGAACAACGCGGGAATCGAGCGACCCTGTGAGAAATGGGAGAAACTAAGTCCCTTGAAAAGGATCGCACAACCTGAAGATGTAGCAGAAGTTGTTTTGTTCCTAGCGAATGCTAAAAGCGTTACCGGTTCCTATTATGTTATAGATAATGGACTTAAGATCAGCTTTTAA
- the LOC101737475 gene encoding uncharacterized oxidoreductase TM_0325 gives MSFYSKVVLVTGASRGIGAATAILFAKEGADVVIVGRNEEKLKEVEEQCSKFGKKPLIITADLAKDDQAKGIVNKTIDALGKLDILINNAGILKKDDIKSEGFVETFDEVMNTNLRASVLITNVAIPHLIKTRGNIINVSSVAADCTSITNFVSYRVSKAALNHFTRCIALELAPHGVRANTVSPGPVETDIFETAGIPEALQNYSRQLLLKKVGKKEEVADLILFLASEKAQSITGANYVIDNGWLLN, from the coding sequence ATGAGCTTCTACAGTAAAGTGGTATTAGTCACCGGAGCCAGTAGAGGAATAGGAGCAGCAACAGCGATACTGTTCGCTAAAGAAGGGGCTGATGTAGTAATTGTTGGAAGAAATGAAGAAAAACTCAAAGAAGTCGAAGAGCAGTGTTCTAAATTTGGCAAGAAACCCCTTATTATTACGGCAGATTTGGCGAAAGATGATCAAGCTAAAGGTATAGTCAATAAAACTATAGATGCACTTGGAAAACTGgatatattaattaacaatgCTGGCATATTGAAGAAAGATGACATTAAGTCAGAAGGCTTCGTAGAGACTTTCGACGAAGTGATGAACACAAACCTAAGAGCTTCTGTATTGATAACCAACGTGGCCATACCGCACCTGATCAAAACAAGAGGCAATATCATTAATGTTTCAAGTGTAGCTGCAGATTGCACATCAATTACAAATTTCGTGAGTTACAGAGTATCTAAAGCCGCCCTCAACCATTTCACTCGCTGCATAGCTTTAGAACTTGCTCCTCATGGCGTCCGAGCTAACACAGTGAGCCCTGGCCCTGTGGAAACAGATATTTTCGAAACAGCTGGAATCCCAGAAGCACtacaaaattattctagacaaCTTCTCCTTAAGAAAGTCGGCAAGAAAGAAGAAGTGGCAGATTTGATCTTGTTTTTGGCCAGCGAGAAAGCGCAAAGTATAACCGGAGCGAATTACGTTATAGATAATGGGTGGCTgttaaactaa